Proteins found in one Deinococcus seoulensis genomic segment:
- a CDS encoding (2Fe-2S) ferredoxin domain-containing protein, whose amino-acid sequence MPAKYFPTHGHLLVCQGPNCQARGSALLHKALWNHLERESLVYYKRGGTLRLTESGCLGSCSFGPSLCVYRAAPAGAGLEEAWYAAVDFPLAARIAQAVHEQGPLPAEHQYGPE is encoded by the coding sequence ATGCCTGCCAAGTACTTCCCCACCCACGGCCACCTGCTCGTCTGCCAGGGCCCCAACTGTCAGGCGCGCGGGTCGGCGCTGCTGCACAAGGCCCTGTGGAATCACCTGGAACGCGAGTCCCTGGTGTACTACAAGCGGGGCGGCACGCTGCGCCTGACCGAGAGCGGCTGCCTGGGCTCGTGCAGTTTCGGCCCCAGCCTGTGCGTGTACCGCGCCGCGCCGGCCGGGGCAGGCCTGGAAGAAGCGTGGTACGCCGCCGTGGACTTCCCACTGGCCGCCCGCATCGCGCAGGCCGTGCACGAGCAGGGGCCACTACCCGCCGAGCATCAGTACGGCCCGGAGTGA
- a CDS encoding FecCD family ABC transporter permease, protein MEAAASDRRGAAGALALPLKTAGLVLLLLSAVVLGTGLGSVNVPPGEVLGALWRGVTGQALAGNDVIVWQIRLPRVVMGVLVGASLSVCGGAFQGVFRNPLADPYLLGVASGSALGATIAIVAGWPRTLIPVTALLLALAAVTGTLALAREGRRFPPNRLILAGVVVGSVLSAATTALILRGEDRARQVLAYTLGDLGFSGWPDVLTVLPYAALGGGALLLLARALDTLQLGELTARSLGVPVERLRLITVVAASVATAGAVAYVGVIGFVGLIVPHVVRLMFGPGHRTLLPLSALLGGALLVYADLLARTTPLSQVGIVTTLLGGPFFLWLLRRQVSE, encoded by the coding sequence GTGGAAGCCGCCGCGAGTGACCGCCGGGGGGCGGCCGGCGCCCTGGCGCTGCCCCTGAAGACGGCCGGGCTGGTGCTGCTGCTGCTCTCGGCGGTGGTGCTGGGCACCGGGCTGGGCAGCGTGAACGTGCCGCCGGGCGAGGTGCTGGGGGCGCTGTGGCGCGGCGTGACCGGTCAGGCGCTGGCCGGGAACGACGTGATCGTGTGGCAGATCCGCCTGCCGCGCGTGGTGATGGGCGTGCTGGTGGGTGCGAGCCTCAGCGTGTGCGGCGGCGCGTTTCAGGGCGTGTTCCGCAACCCGCTGGCCGACCCGTACCTGCTGGGCGTGGCGAGCGGCAGCGCGCTGGGCGCGACCATCGCCATCGTGGCCGGCTGGCCGCGCACCCTGATTCCGGTGACGGCGCTGCTGCTGGCGCTGGCGGCCGTGACGGGCACGCTGGCCCTGGCGCGTGAGGGCCGCCGCTTTCCGCCGAACCGCCTGATCCTGGCGGGCGTGGTGGTGGGCAGCGTCCTGAGCGCGGCCACCACGGCACTGATCCTGCGCGGCGAGGACCGCGCGCGGCAGGTGCTGGCCTACACGCTGGGCGACCTGGGCTTCAGCGGCTGGCCGGACGTGCTGACGGTCCTGCCGTACGCGGCGCTGGGCGGCGGGGCGCTGCTGCTGCTGGCCCGCGCGCTGGACACCCTGCAACTGGGGGAACTCACCGCCCGCAGTCTGGGCGTGCCGGTCGAGCGGCTGCGGCTGATCACGGTCGTGGCGGCCAGCGTCGCCACGGCGGGCGCGGTGGCGTACGTGGGCGTGATCGGCTTCGTGGGACTCATCGTGCCGCACGTGGTGCGCCTGATGTTCGGCCCCGGTCACCGGACACTGCTGCCGCTCTCGGCGCTGCTGGGCGGGGCGCTGCTGGTGTACGCGGACCTGCTGGCCCGCACCACGCCGCTGTCGCAGGTGGGCATCGTGACCACGCTGCTGGGCGGGCCGTTCTTCCTGTGGCTGCTGAGGCGGCAGGTCAGTGAGTAG
- a CDS encoding ABC transporter ATP-binding protein yields MRGVTVTFAPGEFTAVIGPNGAGKSTLLRALIGLTPVTRGEVRLAGKPLRAWSRAERSRALAFLAQSEGLPAAARVRDVVALGRGAGDWRFGLLPRSPWTAEDEAAVDAALDRTDTRRFEDRRVSELSGGEAQRAALARALAAQPRFLLLDEPTNHLDLAYALDVVRYLRCEVAGGLGVVAVLHDLNLAARADRLVLLHAGQVLATGTPREVLTPANLLAAYGVRVRVVQDSDRLLVIPED; encoded by the coding sequence GTGCGGGGCGTCACGGTGACCTTCGCGCCGGGCGAGTTCACGGCCGTGATCGGCCCGAACGGCGCCGGGAAAAGCACGCTGCTGCGCGCCCTGATCGGCCTGACCCCCGTCACGCGCGGCGAGGTGCGACTGGCCGGGAAGCCGCTGCGAGCCTGGAGCCGCGCCGAGCGGTCACGGGCGCTGGCGTTCCTGGCGCAGAGCGAGGGCCTCCCGGCCGCCGCGCGCGTGCGGGACGTGGTCGCCCTGGGGCGCGGCGCGGGCGACTGGCGCTTTGGTCTGCTGCCCCGCTCCCCCTGGACCGCCGAGGACGAGGCCGCCGTGGACGCCGCGCTGGACCGCACGGACACCCGCCGTTTCGAGGACCGGCGCGTGTCGGAACTGTCGGGCGGCGAGGCGCAGCGCGCCGCCCTGGCCCGCGCACTGGCCGCGCAACCCCGGTTTCTGCTGCTGGACGAACCCACCAACCACCTGGACCTCGCGTACGCGCTGGACGTGGTGCGCTACCTGCGCTGCGAGGTGGCCGGGGGGCTGGGCGTCGTGGCGGTCCTGCACGACCTGAACCTCGCGGCCCGCGCCGACCGGCTGGTGCTGCTGCACGCCGGGCAGGTCCTCGCGACCGGCACGCCGCGCGAGGTGCTGACGCCCGCGAACCTGCTCGCGGCGTACGGGGTGCGGGTCAGGGTGGTGCAGGACTCAGACCGCCTGCTGGTTATCCCCGAGGATTAG
- a CDS encoding catalase family protein: MTSDGTPEFVQYHDRLEQAQPGEAQTAERIAQVMRGYSEAFQGRYHHAVRSVHSKSHGVMIGELEVPGDLPAPLAQGLFAQAGRYPAVMRLSTPPGDILPDSVSTPRALALKVVGPAGQDMVDGHAGEVTQDFLLNNGPVFAAKDASGFLNNQLPIRLTVNAPEELKVAAALGAQVAARVAGSSGPLAGALKQLGGHPYTHPLGETYYSQLPVRWGEYVAKVSLAPVSQPLLALKDQAVKVLGPGRADALRAAVADTIRREGGVWELRAQLCTDPQRMPIEDGSVQWDETLSPFRMVARLTVPPQDTARPDKLVFADDRLSFNPWHALAAHRPLGNAMRARRHVYEMSVQFRREHNDEPIPEPRSGADLPQP, translated from the coding sequence ATGACATCTGACGGGACTCCGGAGTTCGTGCAGTACCACGACAGGCTCGAACAGGCGCAGCCGGGCGAAGCGCAGACCGCCGAGCGGATCGCGCAGGTCATGCGCGGGTACAGCGAGGCCTTCCAGGGGCGCTACCACCACGCCGTTCGCAGCGTGCACAGCAAATCGCACGGGGTCATGATCGGGGAACTGGAGGTGCCGGGCGACCTGCCCGCCCCGCTGGCGCAGGGGCTGTTCGCGCAGGCGGGCCGCTACCCGGCCGTGATGCGGCTGTCCACGCCGCCCGGCGACATCCTGCCGGACAGCGTGTCCACACCCCGCGCCCTGGCGCTGAAGGTCGTGGGTCCGGCCGGGCAGGACATGGTGGACGGCCACGCGGGCGAGGTCACGCAGGACTTCCTCCTGAACAACGGTCCCGTGTTCGCCGCGAAGGACGCCAGCGGCTTCCTGAACAACCAGTTGCCGATCCGCCTGACCGTGAACGCCCCGGAGGAACTGAAGGTCGCGGCGGCGCTGGGCGCGCAGGTCGCGGCGCGCGTCGCGGGCAGCAGCGGCCCGCTGGCCGGCGCCCTGAAGCAACTGGGCGGCCACCCGTACACGCACCCGCTGGGCGAGACGTACTACTCGCAACTGCCCGTCCGCTGGGGCGAGTACGTGGCGAAGGTGTCGCTCGCGCCGGTCTCGCAGCCGCTGCTGGCCCTGAAGGATCAGGCGGTGAAGGTCCTCGGGCCGGGCCGCGCCGACGCACTCCGGGCCGCCGTGGCCGACACCATCCGCCGCGAGGGTGGCGTGTGGGAACTGCGCGCGCAATTGTGCACCGACCCGCAGCGCATGCCCATCGAGGACGGCTCGGTGCAGTGGGACGAGACGCTCAGTCCCTTCCGGATGGTCGCGCGGTTGACCGTGCCGCCGCAGGACACGGCCCGCCCGGACAAACTGGTGTTCGCGGACGACCGCCTGAGTTTCAACCCGTGGCACGCGCTGGCCGCGCACCGCCCGCTGGGGAACGCCATGCGCGCCCGCCGCCACGTGTACGAGATGTCTGTGCAGTTCCGCCGCGAGCACAACGACGAACCCATCCCGGAACCCCGCAGCGGCGCGGACCTGCCCCAGCCCTGA
- a CDS encoding C1 family peptidase — protein sequence MNKHRSARRPAHHAARRLTLLTLCAALGGAHAQNTVNLNFRNLTLQPVQIANLDLNVLRVDPQVFQQTLKAPNALQLNLTDLPARIQARDAEVRRSLDVVGTLARSTELRADIARTTLSLPRGLTVPATVTLRGGENREVLLFGQDTVAVSVAQAEAGADRNRAEILGSFGLNDQNPVPREFLSQDSLSGVTLAANARINVAALNTAALTRLQTRLAPPKPSQPGGELGDGFVSNPSDGACRFTPTSALFGQMRGNAIDQITTIKDQGRRGTCMAFAYTSALESLIARRKQITFNLSEQYAYYWLRGDDGVLGDGAGWGDFDDAIARQRMLPTEVRWKYNPSRSRVRVPANTQQPITAFKNSCVNYADQACSDTTAQAQLVCQSGTNNCAWKPEWDIAPNAAFNFRPTQGNEVWVALANNALGNGDAARAYRRAMLRQMIDRGDQLILGFTVDGAFDSIGASGLPDTTRMGQNVRGGHAVHIVGYVNTGTQTYAAKIAGLVDVKLTLPTGYFVIKNSWSCGFGDGGYAYLPDSFMDRETNGVYNLRAGAVASDMAGF from the coding sequence ATGAACAAGCACCGCTCTGCCCGCCGCCCCGCCCACCACGCTGCCCGCCGCCTGACCCTGCTGACCCTGTGCGCCGCGCTGGGAGGCGCGCACGCGCAGAACACCGTCAACCTGAACTTCAGGAACCTGACCCTGCAACCGGTGCAGATCGCGAACCTGGACCTGAACGTGCTGCGCGTGGACCCGCAGGTGTTCCAGCAGACCCTGAAAGCCCCGAACGCCCTGCAACTGAACCTGACCGACCTGCCCGCCCGCATCCAGGCCCGCGACGCCGAGGTGCGCCGCAGCCTGGACGTCGTGGGCACCCTGGCCCGCTCGACCGAACTGCGCGCCGACATTGCCCGCACCACGCTGAGCCTCCCGCGCGGCCTGACCGTGCCCGCCACCGTCACCCTGCGCGGCGGCGAGAACCGCGAGGTGCTGCTGTTCGGGCAGGACACCGTGGCCGTCAGTGTCGCGCAGGCCGAGGCGGGCGCCGACCGCAACCGCGCCGAGATCCTCGGGTCCTTCGGCCTGAACGACCAGAATCCCGTTCCGCGCGAGTTCCTGTCCCAGGACTCCCTGAGCGGCGTGACGCTCGCCGCGAACGCCCGCATCAACGTCGCCGCGCTGAACACCGCCGCCCTGACCCGCCTGCAGACGCGCCTCGCGCCGCCCAAGCCCTCGCAGCCGGGCGGGGAACTCGGGGACGGGTTCGTCAGCAACCCCAGTGACGGCGCGTGCCGGTTCACGCCCACCAGCGCCCTGTTCGGCCAGATGCGCGGCAACGCCATCGATCAGATCACCACCATCAAGGACCAGGGGCGCCGGGGCACCTGCATGGCCTTCGCGTACACCTCCGCGCTGGAAAGCCTGATCGCGCGGCGCAAGCAGATCACCTTCAACCTGTCCGAGCAGTACGCGTACTACTGGCTGCGCGGCGACGACGGCGTGCTGGGCGACGGCGCCGGCTGGGGCGATTTCGATGACGCCATCGCCCGCCAGCGCATGCTGCCCACCGAGGTCCGCTGGAAGTACAACCCGTCCCGCAGCCGCGTGCGCGTGCCCGCCAACACCCAGCAGCCCATCACGGCCTTCAAGAACTCCTGCGTGAACTACGCCGATCAGGCGTGCAGCGACACCACCGCGCAGGCACAACTGGTCTGCCAGAGCGGCACGAACAACTGCGCCTGGAAACCCGAGTGGGACATCGCCCCGAACGCCGCGTTCAACTTCCGGCCCACCCAGGGCAACGAGGTCTGGGTGGCGCTCGCCAACAACGCCCTGGGCAACGGGGACGCCGCCCGCGCCTACCGCCGCGCCATGCTGCGGCAGATGATCGACCGGGGCGACCAGCTGATCCTGGGCTTCACCGTGGACGGCGCGTTCGACTCCATCGGCGCCAGTGGCCTGCCCGACACCACCCGCATGGGCCAGAACGTGCGCGGCGGGCACGCCGTTCACATCGTCGGGTACGTGAACACCGGCACGCAGACGTACGCGGCGAAGATCGCCGGACTGGTCGACGTGAAGTTGACCCTCCCCACCGGGTACTTCGTGATCAAGAACTCCTGGAGTTGCGGCTTCGGGGACGGCGGGTACGCCTACCTGCCCGACAGCTTCATGGACCGCGAGACGAACGGCGTGTACAACCTGCGCGCCGGAGCCGTCGCCAGCGACATGGCTGGCTTCTGA
- a CDS encoding S1C family serine protease, translating to MTPPGTPARPAARTGRLGLRVLGAALLLSGAVAGAYITGRVSAERALVTPDEVNTVEVAQKAIQAVVRIDNRLQRERLQVGDDPIDTGTGFFYKKDLIVTNYHVVQYQESLTVTLFNGRRVSAKIEGIDPGIDIAILRVTGVTAPATLSFGSSARLIPGQKLLTIGTPLRIQNFVGSGVFSVAASARDLNRNDGFANEVGQYIVTTASIQQGNSGGPVLDSRGAVVGVADANVSANGLIPGVIGIAVPGDLVKQSLDDLEKIGVPQRGTLGVTMVDLDNLDPALRQLAGLNSSEGALVDEVPAGTAAARAGLRGSLRNSKDQLLAPLGDIIVAVDGQRVRDSFDVIRLVAAKRPGQTVTLRVWRNKKSVDVKVTLLKRTLQ from the coding sequence GTGACGCCGCCCGGCACCCCGGCCCGCCCGGCGGCCCGCACCGGGCGGCTGGGTCTGCGCGTGCTGGGCGCGGCGCTGCTGCTGAGCGGCGCAGTCGCCGGGGCGTACATCACGGGACGGGTCAGCGCCGAGCGGGCGCTGGTCACGCCGGACGAGGTGAACACCGTCGAGGTGGCCCAGAAAGCCATTCAGGCCGTGGTGCGCATCGACAACCGCCTGCAACGCGAGAGGTTGCAGGTCGGGGATGACCCCATCGACACCGGCACGGGCTTCTTCTACAAGAAGGACCTGATCGTCACGAACTACCACGTGGTTCAGTACCAGGAGTCCCTGACGGTCACGCTGTTCAACGGCCGTCGCGTCAGCGCGAAGATCGAGGGCATCGACCCCGGCATCGACATCGCCATCCTGCGCGTGACCGGCGTGACCGCGCCCGCCACCCTGAGTTTCGGGTCGAGCGCGCGCCTGATTCCGGGGCAGAAACTGCTGACCATCGGCACGCCGCTGCGCATTCAGAACTTCGTGGGCAGCGGCGTGTTCAGCGTGGCCGCCAGCGCCCGCGACCTGAACCGCAACGACGGCTTCGCCAACGAGGTCGGGCAGTACATCGTCACGACGGCCAGCATCCAGCAGGGCAACAGCGGCGGCCCGGTCCTGGATTCACGCGGGGCAGTGGTGGGTGTCGCCGACGCGAACGTCTCGGCGAACGGCCTGATTCCGGGCGTGATCGGCATCGCCGTGCCCGGCGATCTGGTCAAGCAGAGCTTGGACGACCTGGAGAAGATCGGCGTGCCGCAGCGTGGCACGCTGGGCGTGACCATGGTGGACCTGGACAACCTGGACCCGGCGCTGCGGCAACTGGCGGGCCTGAACAGCTCCGAGGGCGCGCTGGTGGACGAGGTTCCGGCCGGGACGGCCGCCGCCCGCGCGGGCCTGCGCGGCAGCCTGCGCAACAGCAAGGACCAGCTGCTCGCGCCGCTGGGCGACATCATCGTGGCCGTGGACGGGCAGCGCGTGCGGGACTCGTTCGACGTGATCCGGCTGGTGGCCGCCAAGCGTCCCGGTCAGACCGTCACCCTGCGCGTCTGGCGCAACAAGAAGAGCGTGGACGTGAAGGTCACGCTGCTCAAACGCACCCTGCAGTAG
- a CDS encoding FmdB family zinc ribbon protein has protein sequence MPTYLYKNIETGEIYELQQSMRDEAYTTHPETGVPVKRILARPGIAFKGSGFYVTDSRPKGGEGGGGE, from the coding sequence ATGCCCACGTACCTGTACAAGAACATCGAAACCGGCGAAATCTACGAGTTGCAGCAGAGCATGCGCGACGAGGCCTACACCACGCACCCGGAAACGGGCGTGCCTGTCAAGCGGATCCTGGCGCGGCCCGGCATTGCCTTCAAGGGCAGCGGATTCTACGTGACCGATTCCCGCCCCAAGGGCGGCGAGGGCGGCGGCGGCGAGTGA
- the glmS gene encoding glutamine--fructose-6-phosphate transaminase (isomerizing): MCGIVGYIGPRQAQEVLISGLAKLEYRGYDSAGIAIHDGAQIDVKKKAGKLENLNTLLDGQPMSGSLGIGHTRWATHGLPNDTNAHPHATEDGRIVIIHNGIIENYLTLKEGLQGRGHEFKSETDSEVLAHLIEEAYAGNLEEAVRAALAQVRGAYGIVVTHVDHREIVAARTVSPLVMGVGEGEMFLASDVPALLAYTRNMVFLHDGDMVVLNDDGFRVMDLAGNPQQRTIEHIEWDAEAAEKGGYDTYMLKEIYEQPQALTNTLIGRLHDDTGEVNLDINLDPGSFKRISIIACGTAFYAGLVGEYLIEQLARIPVEVDVASEYRYRDPLVSENTLAIVVSQSGETIDTLEALREAKKFGAKTLGVINAKGSSMTRELDDTLYIHAGPEIGVASTKAYTSMVSAFLMLALWLGRARGTLSAEQGAELLKAARELPRLVEDALSPERVARIKEVAEKYAMARDYLFLGRGVNSPTAYEGALKLKEISYIHAEAYAAGEMKHGPIALIDEHLPVAVIATESRLLEKTISNVQEVRARAGKVILFLSDGDTENARHGDDVIYVPRAHEMVSPVVNAVAMQLLAYFTATALGKDVDKPRNLAKSVTVE; encoded by the coding sequence ATGTGTGGAATCGTTGGATACATCGGCCCCCGTCAAGCGCAGGAAGTCCTGATCTCCGGCCTCGCCAAACTCGAGTACCGCGGCTACGACAGCGCCGGCATCGCCATCCATGACGGCGCGCAGATCGACGTGAAGAAGAAGGCCGGGAAACTCGAGAACCTCAACACGCTCCTCGACGGCCAGCCCATGAGCGGCTCGCTGGGCATCGGGCACACCCGCTGGGCCACGCACGGCCTGCCGAACGACACGAACGCGCACCCGCACGCCACCGAGGACGGCCGCATCGTGATCATTCACAACGGCATCATCGAGAACTACCTGACCCTCAAAGAGGGCCTCCAGGGGCGCGGGCACGAGTTCAAGAGCGAGACCGACAGCGAGGTGCTGGCCCACCTGATCGAGGAAGCCTACGCGGGCAACCTTGAAGAGGCCGTCCGGGCCGCCCTGGCGCAGGTGCGCGGCGCGTACGGGATCGTCGTCACGCACGTCGACCACCGCGAGATCGTCGCCGCCCGCACCGTCAGCCCCCTCGTGATGGGCGTCGGGGAAGGCGAGATGTTCCTTGCCAGTGACGTGCCCGCCCTGCTGGCCTACACCCGCAACATGGTGTTCCTGCACGACGGCGACATGGTCGTCCTGAACGACGACGGCTTCCGCGTCATGGACCTTGCGGGCAACCCGCAGCAGCGCACCATCGAGCACATCGAATGGGACGCCGAGGCCGCCGAGAAGGGCGGGTACGACACGTACATGCTCAAGGAGATCTACGAGCAGCCCCAGGCCCTCACGAACACCCTGATCGGCCGCCTGCACGACGACACCGGCGAGGTGAACCTCGACATCAACCTCGACCCCGGCTCCTTCAAACGGATCAGCATCATCGCGTGCGGCACCGCCTTCTACGCCGGACTGGTCGGCGAGTACCTCATCGAGCAGCTCGCCCGCATTCCCGTCGAAGTCGACGTGGCCAGCGAGTACCGCTACCGCGACCCCCTCGTCAGCGAGAACACCCTGGCCATCGTCGTCTCCCAGAGCGGCGAGACCATCGACACCCTGGAAGCGCTGCGCGAGGCGAAGAAGTTCGGCGCGAAGACCCTCGGCGTGATCAACGCCAAGGGCTCCTCCATGACCCGCGAACTGGACGACACGCTGTACATCCACGCCGGACCCGAGATCGGCGTCGCCAGCACCAAGGCGTACACGTCAATGGTCAGCGCGTTCCTGATGCTGGCCCTCTGGCTCGGCCGCGCCCGCGGCACCCTGAGCGCCGAGCAGGGCGCGGAACTCCTGAAGGCCGCCCGTGAACTGCCCCGCCTCGTCGAGGACGCATTGAGCCCCGAGCGCGTGGCGCGCATCAAGGAGGTCGCGGAGAAATACGCCATGGCCCGCGACTACCTGTTCCTCGGGCGCGGCGTGAACAGCCCCACCGCCTACGAGGGCGCCCTGAAACTCAAGGAGATCAGCTACATCCACGCCGAGGCGTACGCAGCGGGCGAGATGAAGCACGGCCCCATCGCCCTGATCGACGAGCACCTGCCCGTCGCCGTGATCGCCACCGAGAGCCGCCTGCTGGAAAAGACCATCAGCAACGTGCAGGAAGTCCGCGCCCGCGCCGGGAAGGTCATCCTGTTCCTCAGTGACGGCGACACCGAGAACGCCCGCCACGGCGACGACGTCATCTACGTCCCCCGCGCGCACGAGATGGTCAGCCCCGTCGTGAACGCCGTCGCCATGCAGCTGCTCGCGTACTTCACCGCCACCGCGCTGGGCAAGGACGTGGACAAACCCCGCAACCTCGCCAAGAGCGTCACGGTAGAGTAA
- a CDS encoding SPFH domain-containing protein — MNELQQAPTPNPQGGVSTRSGVASVERAAFGLPGIPVFLIWMLLCALTVWAFSSGQLILSGVLIAAVIFVVVGFFIVQPNQAMLLTLFGRYVGTERRNGLYWTNPLTVRKSVSLRIHNFNSERLKVNDLAGNPIEIAAVIVWRVVDTARAVFDVEDYNEFVAIQSETALRHLASQYPYDEYTDTGMSLRGNADEIADALATELATRLRHAGVEVLEARLSHLAYAPEIAGAMLQRQQASAIIAARTQIVQGAVGMVQMALKELSEQDIVHLDEERKAQMVSNLLVVLTSERGTQPVVNAGSLY, encoded by the coding sequence ATGAACGAACTGCAACAGGCTCCCACCCCCAACCCGCAGGGCGGCGTCTCCACCCGCAGCGGTGTCGCCAGCGTCGAACGGGCCGCCTTCGGCCTGCCCGGCATCCCGGTGTTCCTGATCTGGATGCTGCTGTGCGCCCTGACCGTCTGGGCATTCAGCTCCGGGCAACTGATCCTGAGCGGTGTCCTGATCGCAGCCGTGATCTTCGTGGTCGTGGGCTTCTTCATCGTGCAGCCCAACCAGGCCATGCTGCTCACGCTGTTCGGCCGCTACGTGGGCACCGAACGCCGCAACGGCCTGTACTGGACCAACCCCCTGACCGTCCGCAAGAGCGTCAGCCTGAGAATCCACAACTTCAACTCCGAACGCCTGAAGGTCAACGACCTGGCCGGGAACCCCATCGAGATCGCCGCCGTGATCGTCTGGCGGGTCGTGGACACCGCCCGCGCCGTGTTCGACGTCGAGGACTACAACGAGTTCGTCGCCATCCAGAGCGAGACGGCCCTGCGGCACCTCGCCAGCCAGTACCCCTACGACGAGTACACCGACACCGGCATGAGCCTGCGCGGCAACGCCGACGAGATCGCCGACGCCCTGGCCACCGAACTCGCCACCCGGCTGCGCCACGCGGGCGTGGAGGTCCTCGAAGCGCGCCTGTCGCACCTCGCGTACGCCCCGGAAATCGCGGGCGCCATGCTTCAGCGCCAGCAGGCCAGCGCCATCATCGCGGCGCGCACCCAGATCGTGCAGGGCGCGGTGGGCATGGTCCAGATGGCCCTGAAGGAACTCAGCGAGCAGGACATCGTGCACCTCGACGAGGAACGCAAGGCGCAGATGGTCAGCAACCTGCTGGTGGTCCTGACCAGCGAACGCGGCACGCAGCCGGTCGTGAACGCCGGAAGCCTGTACTGA